A region of Osmerus eperlanus chromosome 9, fOsmEpe2.1, whole genome shotgun sequence DNA encodes the following proteins:
- the vcpkmt gene encoding protein-lysine methyltransferase METTL21D produces MAEHTVEDDNYFVREIEKNDGSILKMKQCFKGDVGCVVWDAAIVLSKYLETKQFYDPKTGVNRWVHKSVLELGSGTGVVGLMAATLGAEVTVTDLEDLQSLLEVNIRDNQALVNSGSITAKVLKWGENVSEFLPHPHFILMADCIYYEQSVKPLVETLKLLAGPDTCIICCYEQRTVGINPEVEKSFFELLLRDFLCEEVPSEMQDPEFNSPDIRILLLRLAA; encoded by the exons ATGGCGGAGCACACGGTGGAAGACGATAACTATTTTGTCAGagaaattgagaaaaatgacgGATCTATCTTGAAGATGAAGCAGTGCTTTAAAGGAGATGTGGGATGTGTGGTGTGGGATGCTGCAATCGTGCTTTCAAAATATTTAGAAACTAAACAGTTTTATGATCCTAAAACGGGTGTAAACCGATGGGTTCACAAAAGTGTTTTGGAGTTGGGATCAGGTACGGGAGTTGTCGGTCTAATGGCAGCAACGTTGGG AGCTGAAGTCACCGTTACAGACTTGGAAGATTTGCAGTCCTTACTCGAAGTGAACATCCGAGACAACCAGGCACTCGTCAACAGTGGATCCATCACAGCCAAGGTACTAAAATG GGGTGAAAATGTGTCAGAATTCCTGCCTCATCCTCATTTTATCTTGATGGCAGACTGCATCTATTATGAACAG TCTGTGAAGCCTCTGGTGGAAACTCTGAAGCTCCTGGCTGGTCCGGACACCTGCATCATCTGTTGCTACGAGCAACGCACAGTTGGCATCAACCCCGAAGTGGAGAAAAGTTTTTTTGAG CTGCTGCTCAGAGACTTCCTGTGTGAAGAGGTCCCTTCGGAAATGCAGGACCCAGAGTTCAACAGTCCAGATATCCGCATCTTGCTTTTAAGGCTAGCAgcctga
- the msh4 gene encoding mutS protein homolog 4 isoform X2 — protein sequence MLRSSTDEVTPGYSSDSGGSFVSPFGQALSHGHGCETTSSLSPDAASSSSNPPHPAAAQPGTAAGDAGPTSVLSSQVNRSFRQGRTGKSVPSSGFSSSSFRSGAATPRLRTASGHPARTPQTEHSGMATCSSATSAVGASVIVAVVEGRGLARGEIGMASINLKCPELILSQFADTGTYAKVITKLHILVPLELLMPDTASEKGKGTKLYSLITENFQAVAFTAIQRKYFNERKGLEYIQQLCAPEFSTVLMEVQAKYYCLAAAAALLKYFEFIQNSIYAPKSLKVIFTGSEQTAMIDSASASNLELVVNNRDHRSEHTLLGVLNYTKTPGGGRRLRSNILEPLVDVDTLNIRLDTVQELLQNEDLFFGLKNAIGHFLDIDQLLSALVQIPKQETVQVAESKITHVIQLKHTLELIPPLRMVLKNCDTALLKAYSSSLEDNRFDMILEQVKTVINEDTSYAKGSLTMRTQKCYAVRPDINEFLDIARRAYTEIVDDIAALVEQVGEKHSLPTRTSFSSSRGFFMQMKMEGVALPDGKLPAAFIKVTKQKNNYSFTTADLMKMNDRCDEALREIFHMSYVVVCQLLGTVHEHIHCLYKLSDAVSMLDMLLSLANACTISDYVRPEFTDTLAIKQGRHPILERIGGQQPVSNNSYISEGSNFVIITGPNMSGKSTYLKQVALCQIMAQIGSYVPAEYASLRIADQIFTRIGVDDDFETSSSTFMVEMKEVSYIIHNVSDRSLIIIDELGRGTSAEEGVGLCHAVCEFLLRLKLFCTRIAALQVNKMCP from the exons ATGCTAAGAAGCAGCACAGATGAGGTGACACCTGGCTACAGTTCAGACTCCGGGGGAAGCTTTGTGTCACCTTTCGGACAAGCTTTGTCTCACGGCCATGGCTGTGAAACAACATCTTCACTTTCTCCTGATGCTGCCAGTTCCAGCTCAAATCCCCCGCACCCTGCAGCAGCACAGCCAGGGACTGCTGCGGGAGACGCAGGCCCAACATCAGTCCTCTCCA GTCAAGTGAATCGGAGCTTCAGGCAGGGGCGGACGGGTAAATCCGTCCCTTCGTCCGGTTTCAGCAGCTCGTCCTTCCGCTCCGGAGCGGCCACCCCCAGACTAAGGACGGCAAGCGGACACCCTGCCCGGACGCCACAGACGGAACACTCTGGAA TGGCCACCTGCTCCTCTGCCACCTCGGCCGTGGGCGCCTCTGTGATTGTGGCCGTGGTGGAGGGACGAGGCCTGGCCAGGGGAGAGATAGGCATGGCTAGTATCAACCTCAAATGCCCAGAGCTGATCCTCTCTCAGTTCGCAGACACAGGAACCTACGCCAAG GTCATCACCAAGCTCCATATCTTGGTTCCTCTGGAACTCCTCATGCCAGACACAGCCAGCGAGAAGGGGAAAGGAACCAAGCTTTACAGTCTCATCACGGAGAACTTCCAG GCGGTAGCTTTCACGGCGATTCAGAGGAAATATTTCAACGAGAGAAAAGGTTTGGAGTACATTCAGCAGCTGTGTGCCCCTGAATTCAGCACTGTGCTTATGGAGGTGCAAGCTAA GTACTACTGTCTGGCTGCTGCAGCCGCTCTACTGAAATACTTTGAGTTCATTCAGAACTCCATATATGCTCCTAAGTCCCTCAAAGTGATCTTCACTGGCAGTGAGCAGACTGCCATGATCGACTCTGCATCTGCCTCAAACCTGGAGCTTGTAGTCAATAACAGGGACCACAG GAGTGAGCACACCCTGTTAGGCGTGCTGAACTACACTAAAACTCCTGGTGGAGGCCGACGGCTGCGCTCCAACATCCTGGAGCCTCTTGTGGATGTTGACACCTTAAACATCCGTCTGGACACCGTACAGGAGCTGCTGCAGAACGAGGATCTCTTCTTCGGCCTGAAGAACG CCATTGGACATTTTCTGGATATAGACCaactgctctctgctctggtcCAGATCCCCAAGCAGGAAACG GTTCAAGTGGCAGAGTCCAAGATTACACATGTGATTCAGCTGAAGCACACACTGGAGTTGATCCCCCCTCTCAGG ATGGTGTTGAAGAACTGTGACACGGCTCTGCTCAAGGCGTACAGCAGCTCATTGGAAGACAACAG ATTTGACATGATACTGGAGCAGGTCAAGACGGTCATAAACGAGGACACGAGCTACGCGAAGGGCAGCCTGACCATGCGGACTCAGAAGTGCTACGCCGTTCGCCCCGACATCAACGAGTTCCTGGACATCGCACGGCGAGCCTACACCGAGATCGTGGATGACATTGCAG CGCTGGTGGAGCAGGTGGGGGAGAAGCACAGCTTGCCAACGCGCACCAGTTTCAGCTCCTCCAGAGGGTTCTTCATGCAGATGAAAATGGAGGGAGTGGCCTTGCCAGATGGAAAACTCCCAGCAGCGTTCATCAAG GTCACAAAGCAGAAGAACAACTACAGCTTCACCACGGCAGACCTGATGAAGATGAACGACCGCTGTGATGAGGCCCTTAGAGAGATCTTCCACATGTCTTATGT GGTGGTCTGCCAGCTGCTGGGTACTGTCCATGAGCACATCCACTGCCTCTACAAGCTCTCTGATGCTGTGTCCATGCTAGACATGCTGCTGTCTCTAGCCAACGCCTGCACCATCTCAGACTACG TGCGTCCAGAATTCACAGACACCCTGGCAATCAAGCAGGGTCGTCACCCCATCCTGGAGCGCATCGGCGGCCAGCAGCCCGTCTCCAACAACAGCTACATCTCCGAGGGCAGCAACTTTGTCATCATCACAGGACCCAACATGAGCGGCAAGTCCACCTACCTCAAACAGGTGGCGCTCTGCCAGATCATGGCTCAGATAG GGTCCTATGTCCCTGCTGAGTATGCGTCTCTACGGATCGCTGACCAGATCTTCACCAGAATCGGGGTGGATGACGATTTTGagaccagctcctccacctttATGGTGGAAATGAAAGag GTCTCATATATAATCCACAACGTGAGTGACAGATCCCTCATCATCATAGACGAGCTGGGACGTGGCACCAGTGCTGAGGAGGGCGTGGGCCTCTGCCACGCTGTCTGTGAGTTCCTCCTCCGCCTCAAG CTGTTCTGTACGCGAATTGCTGCTCTCCAAGTGAACAAAATGTGTCCGTAA
- the msh4 gene encoding mutS protein homolog 4 isoform X1 — MLRSSTDEVTPGYSSDSGGSFVSPFGQALSHGHGCETTSSLSPDAASSSSNPPHPAAAQPGTAAGDAGPTSVLSSQVNRSFRQGRTGKSVPSSGFSSSSFRSGAATPRLRTASGHPARTPQTEHSGMATCSSATSAVGASVIVAVVEGRGLARGEIGMASINLKCPELILSQFADTGTYAKVITKLHILVPLELLMPDTASEKGKGTKLYSLITENFQAVAFTAIQRKYFNERKGLEYIQQLCAPEFSTVLMEVQAKYYCLAAAAALLKYFEFIQNSIYAPKSLKVIFTGSEQTAMIDSASASNLELVVNNRDHRSEHTLLGVLNYTKTPGGGRRLRSNILEPLVDVDTLNIRLDTVQELLQNEDLFFGLKNAIGHFLDIDQLLSALVQIPKQETVQVAESKITHVIQLKHTLELIPPLRMVLKNCDTALLKAYSSSLEDNRFDMILEQVKTVINEDTSYAKGSLTMRTQKCYAVRPDINEFLDIARRAYTEIVDDIAALVEQVGEKHSLPTRTSFSSSRGFFMQMKMEGVALPDGKLPAAFIKVTKQKNNYSFTTADLMKMNDRCDEALREIFHMSYVVVCQLLGTVHEHIHCLYKLSDAVSMLDMLLSLANACTISDYVRPEFTDTLAIKQGRHPILERIGGQQPVSNNSYISEGSNFVIITGPNMSGKSTYLKQVALCQIMAQIGSYVPAEYASLRIADQIFTRIGVDDDFETSSSTFMVEMKEVSYIIHNVSDRSLIIIDELGRGTSAEEGVGLCHAVCEFLLRLKAFTLFATHFLELCQLETLYPNVENQHMEVQHTRSAEAGTESVVYTYLLSQGCSEERNYGLRAAEMTALPDSVIQEAKTIASRVSKQLSTKQHTNPETLCQRAVYHLATRLLQTARNSRLDPDSLRIYLRGLKTRYETELQVMGEAVSMETEEE, encoded by the exons ATGCTAAGAAGCAGCACAGATGAGGTGACACCTGGCTACAGTTCAGACTCCGGGGGAAGCTTTGTGTCACCTTTCGGACAAGCTTTGTCTCACGGCCATGGCTGTGAAACAACATCTTCACTTTCTCCTGATGCTGCCAGTTCCAGCTCAAATCCCCCGCACCCTGCAGCAGCACAGCCAGGGACTGCTGCGGGAGACGCAGGCCCAACATCAGTCCTCTCCA GTCAAGTGAATCGGAGCTTCAGGCAGGGGCGGACGGGTAAATCCGTCCCTTCGTCCGGTTTCAGCAGCTCGTCCTTCCGCTCCGGAGCGGCCACCCCCAGACTAAGGACGGCAAGCGGACACCCTGCCCGGACGCCACAGACGGAACACTCTGGAA TGGCCACCTGCTCCTCTGCCACCTCGGCCGTGGGCGCCTCTGTGATTGTGGCCGTGGTGGAGGGACGAGGCCTGGCCAGGGGAGAGATAGGCATGGCTAGTATCAACCTCAAATGCCCAGAGCTGATCCTCTCTCAGTTCGCAGACACAGGAACCTACGCCAAG GTCATCACCAAGCTCCATATCTTGGTTCCTCTGGAACTCCTCATGCCAGACACAGCCAGCGAGAAGGGGAAAGGAACCAAGCTTTACAGTCTCATCACGGAGAACTTCCAG GCGGTAGCTTTCACGGCGATTCAGAGGAAATATTTCAACGAGAGAAAAGGTTTGGAGTACATTCAGCAGCTGTGTGCCCCTGAATTCAGCACTGTGCTTATGGAGGTGCAAGCTAA GTACTACTGTCTGGCTGCTGCAGCCGCTCTACTGAAATACTTTGAGTTCATTCAGAACTCCATATATGCTCCTAAGTCCCTCAAAGTGATCTTCACTGGCAGTGAGCAGACTGCCATGATCGACTCTGCATCTGCCTCAAACCTGGAGCTTGTAGTCAATAACAGGGACCACAG GAGTGAGCACACCCTGTTAGGCGTGCTGAACTACACTAAAACTCCTGGTGGAGGCCGACGGCTGCGCTCCAACATCCTGGAGCCTCTTGTGGATGTTGACACCTTAAACATCCGTCTGGACACCGTACAGGAGCTGCTGCAGAACGAGGATCTCTTCTTCGGCCTGAAGAACG CCATTGGACATTTTCTGGATATAGACCaactgctctctgctctggtcCAGATCCCCAAGCAGGAAACG GTTCAAGTGGCAGAGTCCAAGATTACACATGTGATTCAGCTGAAGCACACACTGGAGTTGATCCCCCCTCTCAGG ATGGTGTTGAAGAACTGTGACACGGCTCTGCTCAAGGCGTACAGCAGCTCATTGGAAGACAACAG ATTTGACATGATACTGGAGCAGGTCAAGACGGTCATAAACGAGGACACGAGCTACGCGAAGGGCAGCCTGACCATGCGGACTCAGAAGTGCTACGCCGTTCGCCCCGACATCAACGAGTTCCTGGACATCGCACGGCGAGCCTACACCGAGATCGTGGATGACATTGCAG CGCTGGTGGAGCAGGTGGGGGAGAAGCACAGCTTGCCAACGCGCACCAGTTTCAGCTCCTCCAGAGGGTTCTTCATGCAGATGAAAATGGAGGGAGTGGCCTTGCCAGATGGAAAACTCCCAGCAGCGTTCATCAAG GTCACAAAGCAGAAGAACAACTACAGCTTCACCACGGCAGACCTGATGAAGATGAACGACCGCTGTGATGAGGCCCTTAGAGAGATCTTCCACATGTCTTATGT GGTGGTCTGCCAGCTGCTGGGTACTGTCCATGAGCACATCCACTGCCTCTACAAGCTCTCTGATGCTGTGTCCATGCTAGACATGCTGCTGTCTCTAGCCAACGCCTGCACCATCTCAGACTACG TGCGTCCAGAATTCACAGACACCCTGGCAATCAAGCAGGGTCGTCACCCCATCCTGGAGCGCATCGGCGGCCAGCAGCCCGTCTCCAACAACAGCTACATCTCCGAGGGCAGCAACTTTGTCATCATCACAGGACCCAACATGAGCGGCAAGTCCACCTACCTCAAACAGGTGGCGCTCTGCCAGATCATGGCTCAGATAG GGTCCTATGTCCCTGCTGAGTATGCGTCTCTACGGATCGCTGACCAGATCTTCACCAGAATCGGGGTGGATGACGATTTTGagaccagctcctccacctttATGGTGGAAATGAAAGag GTCTCATATATAATCCACAACGTGAGTGACAGATCCCTCATCATCATAGACGAGCTGGGACGTGGCACCAGTGCTGAGGAGGGCGTGGGCCTCTGCCACGCTGTCTGTGAGTTCCTCCTCCGCCTCAAG GCCTTCACTCTGTTTGCCACGCACTTTCTGGAGCTCTGCCAATTGGAGACGTTGTATCCTAACGTTGAAAACCAACACATGGAGGTCCAGCACACACGCTCCGCAGAGGCCGGAACAGAGAGCGTGGTCTATACCTATCTACTGAGTCAAGGCTGCTCCGAAGAGAGGAACTATG GTCTGAGGGCCGCAGAGATGACGGCTCTGCCTGATTCTGTAATTCAAGAAGCGAAGACAATCGCTTCCAGAGTCAGCAAGCAGCTATCG ACCAAGCAGCACACCAATCCGGAAACTCTTTGCCAAAGAGCAGTATACCACCTGGCCACCCGTCTCCTGCAGACAGCCAGGAACTCCAGACTGGACCCGGACAGCCTGCGCATCTATCTGAGAGGCCTGAAGACACGCTATGAAACAGAGCTGCAGGTCATGGGAGAGGCTGTGTCcatggagacggaggaggaatGA